The Pseudomonas sp. SCA2728.1_7 DNA segment CCACAAGCGACGACAAGATTAGAATTGAGTCCAGCGAAGAAGGTGTTAATACGGTCAAACAGCCTATTAGTGCAGTCGAGCTCATAAAAAAACAAATTGCCGAGATACAGCAACAACTTGCAACTCGCAGAGCAGAGCTGGCTAAAACCGAAAGAATGAATATGCCAGAAGAAGAGAAGGCTCAAAGAACAATCGAGATTCAAAATCAGATTTCTGTATGCGCTGGCAACCTCCACGCGCTGCAGGCAACATTGATCCAAATGACACTCAGCGTTGACACACACGCTTGAAATCCCCGCCGATGGCCGCACAGGCACGGGCCAACGCCTCATGGCGCGTCGCAAAGCGACGCGCCGAAGGTATGTGTCCCGAGCCTACCGATCAGCAACTGCCGGGCGGGATGCCTTCCTTGTTAAAATCTTTAAGGCGCTTTTGCTCTTCCTCTGTGGAATGCGCCGGCGTCGATTGATCCGGTACTTCTTCCTCTGGAAATTGTGCTGTTTCTTCAGTCATTGCTTTGCCCTCGTTCTGGTTACTCATTCGGCATCGGCCGAGGGCTGGCAGTTCCAAAACTTCGCACCTTCTCCCTCTCGGCGAGCAAGTGCTCTTAAGTCTCTGGATAGCGCAACCTCACCCCATTCGAGCTTCGTTGCAAAGCTGGTTACGACCAAAAACCCTTGTGCGGCTCAGCCGCCTCCCCCTCCAGCATCGGCCCCAACACACTGACCTTGCGCTGCCCCTTGGCGAACACCTCGCGGCATGGCAGCGAGAACGTCGGGTTCTCCGGATGGTCACCGGTCAATCCCAGTAACGCATGCTCCGACAAGGCATAAACCACCCGCCCGATCCCGGTCCAATACACCGCGCCGGCGCACATGCAGCAAGGTTCGGCGCTGGTGTACAGCGTGCACAGTTCCAGCTCTTGCGGCGACAGCAGTTTTGCCGCTGCGGCGGCCGCCACCAACTCGGCATGCTGAGTCGGATCGCCTTGCGGCGGCATCGAGTTGTTCCCCGCTTCGACAATCACCTTGCCGTTGCGATCCGCCACCAATGCCGCGAACGGATGGCGACCGCGTTGTTTCGATGCCTCGGACAAGGCGATGGTCTGGCGCAGCAAGGTCAGATCAAGCTCGCTGACGCCGGCCGGAATGAGCTGAGTGAATTGATTCATGGGTAACTCCTGGGCAGTGGAAAACAAAAGTCAGTCGGCCAGTTCAGCGCCGATGGTTTCGGTCGATTTTTTATCGTTGTTGAGCAGGATGTTGAGGACAATGGCGGTGATCGCGCCGAGGAAAATCCCGCTGTCGAGTACCAGTTTCAGCGTTGGCCCAACGTGTTCGAACAGCGCCGGAAAGGACATTGGCAGCACTCCGACACTTACCGATACGGCGACGATGATGCCGTTGCGAGTGCCCTCGAATTGCACCCGCGACAGTTCTTGAATGCCCGCCACCGTGGTCATGCCGAACATGACGATCGCACAGCCGCCGAGCACCGGAGTCGGTACCGCGGCGATCAAAGCACCGAGTTTCGGGAACAAACCCATCAGCACCATGATTGACCCGGCGGCGGCCACGACGAAGCGGCTTTTCACGTTTGAGAGCGCAATCAAACCGGTGTTCTGGGTGAAGGCGTTGTAGGGAAAGCTGTTGAACAAGCCGCCGAGCATGGTCGACAACCCATCGGCGCGAAACGCATTGCCGAGGGTTTGTTACGTAGTCGGTTTGCCGGTCAGTTTGCCGATCGCCAGGCAGTTGCCGGTGGTCTCGGCCATGATCACCAGCATCGCCAGGGTCATGATCAGAATCGGCACCGGCGCGAATTCCGGCGCGCCGAATGCCATCGGCGCGCTCAGCTCAAACCACGCCGCTTCGCTGACCCGATTGAAGTGAGTCATGCCGCAAGCCGCTGCGATCAGACTGCCGACGAACAAGCCAATCAGCACGCTGAGGTTGCCGATGAAGCCCTTGAACTTGGCGTAAATTACCAGCGTTACGCTGACCGTGGCCAGGCCCAGCAACAAGTTCGCGGGATTACCAAAATCCGCCGAGTCGGGATTGCCGCCGCCCAGCCAGATCGCCGCTGCCGGCATCAGCGAGATGCCGATAATGGTGATCAGACTGCCGATCACTACCGGTGGAAAAAAACGCAGCAAACGGCTGAACACCGGCGCCAGCGCAATGGTGATAAAGCCAGCGGCGATAACCGCACCGAAAATCTGACTGAGGCCGAACTCCTTGCCGATCATGATCATCGGCGCCAGAGCAATGAACGAGCAGCCCTGAATCAGCGGCAGCCGCGCGCCGAATTTCCAGAAACCGAGAGTTTGAATCAGCGTCGCCACGCCAGAGGTCAACAGGTTGGCGTTGATCAGCAACACCACCTGCGCCGACGTCAGCCCCATCGCACTGCCGAGAATCAGCGGCACCGCCACCGCTCCCGCGTACATCACCAGCACATGCTGCAAGCCAAACGTGAACAACTGTCGCAGTGGCAAAACCTCGTCCACCGGATGAATGCGTTGTGTAGTCATTTCACACGCTCCTGAAGGTGCGGCATCTGTTGAGATCGCGGGCATGCCCAAGGGCGTTTGAAGGGTAGATCCGCCCCGGAGATCGTTTGACGCGAGGGCATATTTGAACGTTTATTGCGATGAAACAAATTAGCAACCATCGCTTTTTTCGATGGCACAATCAGGCATTCGTTAGCCGCTCCAAACATTCATTTCGACCCGGGAGTCCACCCTTGCGCTTCTCACTCGATCAACTGTTGATGTTCGTCCAAGTGGTCAAAAGCGGATCGTTTTCCGCCGCCGGGCGCCAACTGGGCAAGACCCAATCGACCATCAGCGCGGCGATTGCCAACCTCGAAACCGACCTTGGTGTCGACCTGTTCGACCGCAGCAACCGCAGCCCTGCCCTCACCGCCAGCGGCCACAAATTGCTGGTGCAGGCCGAAGCCGTGCTCGAACGCTGCATGACCTTCGAAGCCCACGCTGAGTGCCTTTCGGACAACGTCGAAACCAGCCTGACACTGGCGATTGAAACGCCGTACGGGCCGATCATGCCGGTGCTCAAAGCCTTCGAAGCCGCGTTCCCCTTCGTTGACCTGATCATCCGTCATCCGGTGTACGGCGACGTCAGCGAACTGGTCAGCAGCGGCGAAGCGGTACTCGGCGTGGCGTTCTCACAGCCCGGCTATCCCAAGGAACTGGCGTTCCAGCAGTTGGGCAAACTGATCATGCTGCACGTCTGCCATCCCGATCATCCATTGGCGCAACTCGACAACGTCACGTTCGACGACCTGCACGTCCATCGCCGCCTGGCCTTCAGCGCCCACGCGAGCAAACTGCCGAGCAGTGAATACCTGCGCTCGACCCAGTTGTGGCAAGCGGAAAGCTATCTGGCGTTACTGGAAATGGTCCGCGCCGGGCTCGGTTGGGCCACCCTGCCCCGGCAGCTTGTTCAGCGTGAACTGGTCAAGGGTGAACTGGTGGAACTGCAGCTCTCGGCGTATCCGCATACGGACTGGCAGATTGGTGTCGATCTGCTCTGGGCGCGGCAACGGCCGCTGGGTAAAGCGGAACGGTGGTTGAAGGAGAAATTGCAGGGCAACAAGGTGTATGAGCTGGATCGCAATGGGCAGATCACCACGCTTTGACGCGGGGACAAAGAGGCCCGCCAGAGCGGGCCTCGATTTCAGGCGTTGTCACTACGCCAGTTTGACTGTTTCAGTCTGAGCCTGGTGCTCAGGGCGGATCTTGAACCAGATGGAATACATCGCCGGGAGGAACACCAACGTCATGATGGTACCGACGAACGTGCCGCCGATCAGGGTATAAGCCAGCGTGCCCCAGAACACCGAGTGTGTCAGGGGAATAAACGCCAGGATGGCCGCCAGCGCCGTCAGCAGGACCGGCCGCGCGCGTTGCACCGTGGCTTCGACCACAGCGTGGAACGGATCCAGTCCTTCCAGCGTGTTGTGATGGATCTGCCCGATCAGAATCAGCGTGTTGCGCATCAGGATTCCCGACAGCGCAATCAGCCCGACCAGCGCATTGATGCCGAATGGCTGATTGAAGATCAGCAGCGTCGGCACCACACCAATCAAGCCCAACGGCGATGTAAGGAAGACCATGATCATCGCCGCGATCGAACGCACCTGCACCATGATGATCAGCAACGTCATGGCGATCATGATCGGCAGCAAGGGCAAGATCGCCTTGCCCGCCTTGCCGGATTCCTCGATGGCGCCTGCCTGCTCGATCCGGTAACCGGAAGGCAGTGTTTCGATGATCGGCTGCAACTGCTTGAGGATCACACCCGAAACATCCGGTGGCTGCAAGCCTTCGGCAATGTCGCCACGCACGGTGATGGTTGGCGTGCGGTCACGGCGCCGCAGGATCGGATCTTCCATGCGCACGTCGACCTCGCCGATCTGCGACAACGGGATGCGTTGCCCCGCCGCGCCGACCAGGGTGAAGCCTTTGATCTGCGCCGGGTCGAGCCTGATATTACCGGCGGCACGTCCAACGACCTGCACAGAACGAATATCCTCGCGAACCGCCGTGATCGGCACACCACTCAGCAGGAACTGCAGTTGCTGGGCAACCGCATTCGAGGTCAGTCCCACTGCTTGCAGGCGGTCCTGATCGAGACTGAAATGCAATGTCGGGGTCAGCGGTCCCCAGTCAGTGTTGACCGTTCTCATCATCGGGCTGTCTTGCAGCACGCCGCGGACCTGCTCGGCGATATCGCGCAGCTTCGCCGGATCAGGGCCCATCACCCGGTAGGCAACCGGAAACGGCGAATAAGGACCAAAGACAATTTGCGTTGCTCTAACGCGGGCCTCCGGGGCCAGTCCTTCGGCAACCGCTTCGCGCAGCCGGAACTTGAGGGTTTCGCGTGCTTCCTGACTGTCCGTCAGCACCACGATTTTGGCAAACGAAGGGTCGGGCAATTCCGGCGCCATCGCCAGAAAGAAACGCGGCGCACCTTGGCCGATATAGGCCGTGACGATTTTTGCCTCATTCTGCTTGTGCAACCAGGCCTCGACCTTGGCGGCCGTGGCGCTGGTCTGCTCGATCGAGGTGCCGTAGGGCATTTGCACCTCGATCATCACCTCGGGACGGTCGGAGGTCGGGAAGAACTGTTTCTTCACCAGCCCCATGCCTGGCACGGCGACGAAAAACAGCGTGACCACCGTGCCTGCCACCAGCCATTTGCGAGCGATCACCGCGGTCAGCAGCCGGCGAAAGCGGTTGTAATTCGGCGTGTTGTAGATCGCCGCGTGGCCACCTTCGACCTTCTTGATGTCCGGCAACAATTTCACGCCCAGATACGGGGTGAACGCTACCGCGACGACCCAGGACGCGATCAGCGCAATGCCGACGATCCAGAACATGTTGCTGGTGTACTCGCCGGCAGTGGACTGGGCAAAACCGTTGGGCAAGAAACCGATTGCGGTCACCAGCGTACCGGACAGCATCGGCGCCGCCGTATGGCTCCAGGCATAGGCGGACGCTTTGATGCGGTCGTAGCCCTCCTCCATTTTCACCACCATCATTTCAATGGCGATGATCGCGTCATCGACCAACAGCCCGAGCGCGAGGATCAATGAGCCGAGGGTGATGCGATCGAAATTCTTGCCGGTGGCGGCCATCACCACGAACACGATCGCCAGGGTCAACGGCACAGCCGCCGCGACCACCACCCCTACTCGCCAGCCCATGCTGAGAAAACACACGAGCATGACCACGAGCAGCGCGACAAAAAACTTGACCATGAACTCGCCGACAGCGGAGTCGATATTCACCGCTTGGTCGGTGACTTTGGCGAGGGTCATGCCCAATGGCATTTCCGCATTGATCCGCGCAGTCTCCGCATCCAGCGCCTTGCCCAGATCCAGACCGTTCCAGCCCTCGCGCATCACCACGCCCAGCAGCAGCGCGTCTTCACCGTTATTGCGCACGACAAAAGTGGCCGGATCTTCATAACCGCGTTCGACCGTCGCCACATCAGAGAGCTTGAGTGTGCGCCCCTGCACGAAGACCGGTGTGTCGCGAATTTTCTGCACCTTGTCGAAGGCACCGTCGAGACGCAGAAACACCTGCGGCCCGTTGGTTTCGATGGAGCCGGCGGGCGTAAGCACGTTCTGACTGTTCAGCGCGGCGAAGATGTCCTGCGGTGACAAGCCGAGGGTCGCCAACCGGTCATGGGAGAACGAAACGTAGATGCGCTCGGCTTGCTCACCGATGATATTGACCTTCTTCACCCCCGGCACATGCAGCAGACGCTGGCGCATGGCTTCCGCATCACGCACCAGCAAGCGCTGTGGTTCGCCTTTGGCTTTCAAGGCGAACAGCGCGAAGGTCACGTCGGAAAATTCATCGTTGATCATCGGCCCGATGACACCGGCCGGTAGCCTGATGGCTTCATCGTCGAGTTTCTTGCGCGCTTGGTAGAACTCTTCCTGCACTTGCGAGGGTGGCGTGCTATCGAGCAACGACACCATCGTGAACGCCAGTCCAGGGCGAGTGTAGGTTTCCGAGCGGTCGTACCACTTGAGTTCTTGCAGGCGCTTTTCAAGGGGTTCGGCGACTTGATCCTGCATCTCTTGCGCCGTCGCGCCGGGCCACGCGGTAATCACGGTCAACTGCTTGACCGTAAACGGTGGATCTTCCGCACGTCCCAACTTAAAGAACGACAACGTTCCTGCAACAGCGATTAGAAAAATCAGGAACACCGTGATCGCCCGCTCGCGCACGGCGATGGCCGAAAGGTTGAATCGTCCCTGGCTCATGGACGACTCCCGGCAACGCTGGCTTCGCTCTGCTGCGGCAATCGTACTTCTTCGCCATCGCGCAGCAGGTGGGCGCCCAACGCCACCACCTGCTCACCGGCAGTGAGGTCGCCGGCGATACGGGCAGAATCGTCGCTCAACCCCAGCACCTGCACCGCTCGCCAGGTCACTGTTGCCGGTGTTCCAGCGATCACCCACACACCCGGACCTTTGCCCGGGTCGTAAATCGCGGCAATGGGGACTTGTAACGCCTGTGTCCGGGTGGCGCCCTCGGCAATGCTGAGGGTGACGGTCGCACCGATTGGCGCGTTGGCCAACGGTCCCTCGAGCACATACCGCGCTTCGAATGTGCGCGTCGTGCGGTCTGCGGAGTCCGAAAGCAGCCTGAGACTTACCGTGACAGGCGCTGAGTTCACTCCGTAAAGGCTGGCTTGCGCGGTGGAGCCGACTGCCGGGCGTAGCGTTTCGGGCAGATGCACGATGGCTTCACGCTGACCTGCACGCGCCAGCCGCACCACCGGTTGTCCCGGGCTGACTACTTGTCCCGGTTCAGCGAGGGTTTCCACCACCACGCCGTCCGCATCAGCGACCAGCAGCGCATAACCCGAAGCATTGCGGGCCACGTCGGCTTGCGCTTGCGCGGCGTTGAGCTGCGCTTTTGCAGTCTCTGCGGCGGCTCTGAACTGATCGTAAGCTGATGCCGAAATGGCGCCAACGCCGACCAGTTTGCGATAGCGAGCCTCATCGTCGGCTGTCTGTTTGGCGCTGGCGCGAGCAGCGATGACCGCCGCCTGCTGCGCCCGCGCTTGCAGTCCGAGATCGATCGGGTCGAGACGCATCAGCGGCTGCCCGCGCTTGACGACCTCCCCCGTATCAACCAGACGTTCGAGCACCTTGCCCGAAACGCGAAACCCCAGGTCGCCCTGAACGCGCGCCGCGACCACTCCGGTGAAAGAGCGAGCGACATCGGCTGATGCTTGAACGGCAGCGGATCTGACCAGTGGCGCCTGTGTGCGGGGATCTGCAACGCTGGAAGATTCGCCACAGGCGCTCAGGGCGAGAGGCAACAAGCATGCGGCAATGGGGAAAGGTCGGAGCCGGCGCATAGATTCCCTTACTGAGAATAGGATGATCATCATATTCTCAGTCTTGTGACCATTATCGTCAATAGTCACTACATGAGAAATAACTGCATCCTGACCATCAGCAATATCGGCCTGCAAATCGACTGACAGGCCCGACTAAAAACGGTAGCTCACCGAAGTCCCCAGCCCGCTAGCACTGTTCTTGTATCGGGCACTGTAGGCACCTCTCGATGCCGAGGTGTCGTTGACCTCGACGCTCTCCTCCCACAGGTAGGAATAAGCCAGGTCGATCGTGACATTTTCCACGGGCGTCCAGCCTGCCCCGAAGCTGAGCACCTTGCGGTCGCCCGTCGGAATGCGCGGCCCCCGATTGGTGTTGTTGGCCGGTGACTGATCAACCGAGAAACCGGCACGAAGCACCCATTGGTTACTCAATTGATAGGCCGCACCGATCGCGTGAGCCCAGGTGTCGTGCCAGTTCTGCTCTTCGCTGATCGTCCCCAACTGGCCATTCAGCAACGGCGGCAAGCCACTGTTCTCGATCGTCAGCTCCTTGAAGCGGCTCCAGCGCGTCCAGGTACTGCCGACATAAAGCGTCCAGTCGTTATTGAATTGATGCGTGACCGAAA contains these protein-coding regions:
- a CDS encoding nucleoside deaminase, which translates into the protein MNQFTQLIPAGVSELDLTLLRQTIALSEASKQRGRHPFAALVADRNGKVIVEAGNNSMPPQGDPTQHAELVAAAAAAKLLSPQELELCTLYTSAEPCCMCAGAVYWTGIGRVVYALSEHALLGLTGDHPENPTFSLPCREVFAKGQRKVSVLGPMLEGEAAEPHKGFWS
- a CDS encoding efflux RND transporter permease subunit, with product MSQGRFNLSAIAVRERAITVFLIFLIAVAGTLSFFKLGRAEDPPFTVKQLTVITAWPGATAQEMQDQVAEPLEKRLQELKWYDRSETYTRPGLAFTMVSLLDSTPPSQVQEEFYQARKKLDDEAIRLPAGVIGPMINDEFSDVTFALFALKAKGEPQRLLVRDAEAMRQRLLHVPGVKKVNIIGEQAERIYVSFSHDRLATLGLSPQDIFAALNSQNVLTPAGSIETNGPQVFLRLDGAFDKVQKIRDTPVFVQGRTLKLSDVATVERGYEDPATFVVRNNGEDALLLGVVMREGWNGLDLGKALDAETARINAEMPLGMTLAKVTDQAVNIDSAVGEFMVKFFVALLVVMLVCFLSMGWRVGVVVAAAVPLTLAIVFVVMAATGKNFDRITLGSLILALGLLVDDAIIAIEMMVVKMEEGYDRIKASAYAWSHTAAPMLSGTLVTAIGFLPNGFAQSTAGEYTSNMFWIVGIALIASWVVAVAFTPYLGVKLLPDIKKVEGGHAAIYNTPNYNRFRRLLTAVIARKWLVAGTVVTLFFVAVPGMGLVKKQFFPTSDRPEVMIEVQMPYGTSIEQTSATAAKVEAWLHKQNEAKIVTAYIGQGAPRFFLAMAPELPDPSFAKIVVLTDSQEARETLKFRLREAVAEGLAPEARVRATQIVFGPYSPFPVAYRVMGPDPAKLRDIAEQVRGVLQDSPMMRTVNTDWGPLTPTLHFSLDQDRLQAVGLTSNAVAQQLQFLLSGVPITAVREDIRSVQVVGRAAGNIRLDPAQIKGFTLVGAAGQRIPLSQIGEVDVRMEDPILRRRDRTPTITVRGDIAEGLQPPDVSGVILKQLQPIIETLPSGYRIEQAGAIEESGKAGKAILPLLPIMIAMTLLIIMVQVRSIAAMIMVFLTSPLGLIGVVPTLLIFNQPFGINALVGLIALSGILMRNTLILIGQIHHNTLEGLDPFHAVVEATVQRARPVLLTALAAILAFIPLTHSVFWGTLAYTLIGGTFVGTIMTLVFLPAMYSIWFKIRPEHQAQTETVKLA
- a CDS encoding efflux RND transporter periplasmic adaptor subunit — its product is MRRLRPFPIAACLLPLALSACGESSSVADPRTQAPLVRSAAVQASADVARSFTGVVAARVQGDLGFRVSGKVLERLVDTGEVVKRGQPLMRLDPIDLGLQARAQQAAVIAARASAKQTADDEARYRKLVGVGAISASAYDQFRAAAETAKAQLNAAQAQADVARNASGYALLVADADGVVVETLAEPGQVVSPGQPVVRLARAGQREAIVHLPETLRPAVGSTAQASLYGVNSAPVTVSLRLLSDSADRTTRTFEARYVLEGPLANAPIGATVTLSIAEGATRTQALQVPIAAIYDPGKGPGVWVIAGTPATVTWRAVQVLGLSDDSARIAGDLTAGEQVVALGAHLLRDGEEVRLPQQSEASVAGSRP
- a CDS encoding LysR family transcriptional regulator, with product MRFSLDQLLMFVQVVKSGSFSAAGRQLGKTQSTISAAIANLETDLGVDLFDRSNRSPALTASGHKLLVQAEAVLERCMTFEAHAECLSDNVETSLTLAIETPYGPIMPVLKAFEAAFPFVDLIIRHPVYGDVSELVSSGEAVLGVAFSQPGYPKELAFQQLGKLIMLHVCHPDHPLAQLDNVTFDDLHVHRRLAFSAHASKLPSSEYLRSTQLWQAESYLALLEMVRAGLGWATLPRQLVQRELVKGELVELQLSAYPHTDWQIGVDLLWARQRPLGKAERWLKEKLQGNKVYELDRNGQITTL